The following nucleotide sequence is from Pseudobdellovibrionaceae bacterium.
AAGGGGAACCTCTTGAATATCTATTAAAACAAGTTCAAACTTATAAATCTTTAAGCACCCCTAGGCTCCAGCTTAAAGGTATAAAAATTTTCCTTGATGGCACATTATCTGGCAATAACCTAGATTGTTCTTGCTCCCTACTCAGTTCAAATGTCGCGACCTATAACACAGAAGACATCTACGAAATTTTACAAGCCGCTCACAAACACAATGTGGAAGTGGCCTTTCACTGTATCGGAGACCTAGCCTTTGAAAAGATTGTTCTGGCCCTCAAAAAATTAGCAACACACACTGGAGGACATCTCCCTTACACCCACTTCGAACACTGTGAGTTTATCAACGATCAAAGTTTAAGGTACTTAGCAGATTTAAAACAGAGCTATCCTCAAAGCCGCCCTCATCATAAACTTCACTTTCACTTTCAGCCTTCACATTGGATTTCAGATCACAACAAAGTCCCCGCTCATGCCCAAAATCTGCATTTCTTTGCATGGGACCTTTTACCCAAGATGGGCTTTCCCAATGTGTTTTTTGGTAGTGACGCTCCCGTCACTCCACCTTTTGCACGCTTAGATCATAAACAGGAACTTTGCTCATTTTTGATGCAGAAATCATGGGCCACACCATGGTGGACGCATTTTATTTACCCAGATCGGCAACGAGGACCTCTGACATTCACTTTATTTCAAGATTCCAAGTCTAGTTTCAAAGACAATAAAGATAATACGACGAGCATTTGTAAAGTTTTTATTGATGGAAAATTGATAAGCCTTTAAATTTTTATATAAGCGCAACTTTTCTTTTACCCTATTGTTACAAAGAAAACCTTTACATTTATTTGAGGAGTCAAACTTATGAAATCACTACAGTATTTACTGGGTCTACTTTTAATCTTTTCTCTTACTGCTTGTAACAGCTGGAACAAAGAAAAATGCCAAAACACCAACTGGGATGCCTTAGGTTACGGTGAAGGCGCGCAAGGTAAACCCAACGCTTCTGCCAGTTACGCAACAAGATGTGAAAAACAGGGCGTAAAAATCAATTACGACAGTTATTTAGTGGGATACAACAGAGGCCTTACTCAATACTGCTCTTACGATCGTGGTTACCAAAATGCCATGGACGCAGCACCCATCCACTCTCTTTGTTCTTCTAATCTGAAATATAAGGACGGATACGCCAAAGGCGTTCAAGCTTTTTGTACTCACGACAACGGATACAAAAGAGGGACAGAGGGGCACCCGCTTACAGCTATGTGTGGAAGCTCTACTAAAAAGGCCTACCATGATGGGTATAAAAAAGGACGTAAAATCTTTTTACAAAAAGAAGTCCAAGAGATTGGTTACGACATTTCACGCGCCAACAATGACCTGAACAGAATCAGAGACACCATTGCCGACAAACAATTCCAATTGCAAAGAATCCCCACACATTCTGCCGAACCTTCAGTCATCCAACTTCGACATGATCTTGAAAGCGAACTGAGTTCTTTGATCTCTAAACGCGATGGTATCATTCGCCAAATTTCTGATATGGAGAGCACTCTTACTTCTTACGAAAGAGAACTTCGAAGTCTCTAATATTCATCCACGAAGAGATCGACTAAATCAGTCGTCCCATCTTTCTTAGAATTTCATCTTGGATCTTGGTGGGTATCGCTTGGTATTCACTAAAGGTCATAGTAAAGCTGGCTCGCCCTTGGGACATGGATCTTAAATCTGTGGCATAACCAAATAGCTCTGCTAGAGGGGCCTCGGCTAGGATCACCTGTGTGCCCCCTTTAGGTGTAATGCTGTTGATCTTACCTCGACGTGAATTGATATCGCCTACCACGTTACCCACAAAATCATCTGGAGATATCACTTCAAGTTTAAAAATGGGTTCAAGCATTTTGCACTTGGCTTCCCTTAAAGCTTTCCTTACTGTTTGTGCCACAGCCACACGACACACACCATCTGTCGTCACAGACAGATCAAAGCCCAAATCTTTAAGCTCTACACGCACATCAAGCATAGGATAGCCCGAAAGTGGACCGCTCATCACAGAGTCCAAAGCCCCTTCTTTTAAAGCGGACTTCCATGGTTGCGGAATCTTTTCATCGGACTCCTTAACAAAAGAATAGGTCACACCCACACCTTTTGTATTTGGCGCAAGCACAACTTCACACTCAGCCCACTCCACCGTAGAGCCCACTGTGCGCTCAAACCTAGATTTGGCCTTCACTTCGTTGGTGATCATCTCACGGTAAGAGACCTGAGGTTTACCTACGTTGGCGGTCGCTTTAAACTCTCTTAAAAGTCGATCTACAAGAATTTCCAGATGCAGTTCACCCATTCCTGACAAGAGCGTCTGTCCCGTTTCAGGATCTTCTGTCACACGACAAGAAGGGTCTTCACGCAGTAAAGAGGTCAATCCAACTTCTAGGTTTTTCTTGTCCGCAGAACTTTTAGGTTCAATGGCCACAGAAATCACAGGTTCAGGGAACTGAATGGATTCAAGAGACACCGCTTTTTTAGGCGAACAGAGAGTGTCCCCTGTTCCCGTAAGCTTTAAGCCAATAGCGGCTCCAATATCGCCAGCCTTAAGATCTTGCACTTCCGTTCTGGAGTTAGCATGAATTTTAAATAACTTCTGGATTCTTTCGCGTTTATCCAAACGTGGGTTAAGTAGACTGTCGCCCACTTTTATAATCCCCGAATACATTCTAATAAAAGTCATGGTGCCTGCAAAACTGTCGTTGGCGATCTTAAAGGCCAACGCCACAGGCGGACTGTCAAAGTCAGTCTTACACACGACTTCACGAGTTTCTTTGTTGGGATCAATCCCTACCACATCGGGGCGATCTAACGGGCTTGGTAAATAATCAATCACCGCATCTAACAGAGCCTGAATGCCTTTGTTCTTAAAAGCAGATCCACACAACAGTGGGGTGACCTTCAAAGATAAAGTGGCCGCTCTAAGTGTAGTTTTAATCTCTTGCTCCGTTAAAACTTCACCATTTAAATACTTTTCCATAAGAGCATCATCAAATTCGCAAATCTTTTCCAATAAAGCTTCTCGGTGAGTTTCAAACTCTGCTTTGTAGGCCTCAGGAATATCTTGCACTTCAAAGCTCTGGCCTAAGTCCGAGCCGCTCCAGATATAGGCGCAAGATTTCACTAAATCTACCACTCCTACAAACTGATCTTCTTGCCCAATAGGAAGTTGGATAGCGATGGGGTTACCGTGAAGTTTTTCAACAATGCTGTCTTGGCACATGATGAAGTCTGCTCCGACTCTATCCATTTTGTTTACAAATGCAATTCTAGGTACTTTATACTTGTCCGCTTGGCGCCACACAGTTTCAGACTGAGGTTCTACACCACTGACTCCATCAAATACCGCAATAGCCCCATCAAGAACTCGCAAAGATCTTTCGACCTCAATGGTAAAGTCCACGTGCCCTGGGGTATCAATGATATTGACTCGGTGGTCTTTCCAAAAGCAAGTTGTCGCCGCCGAAGTGATCGTGATCCCACGCTCTTGCTCTTGCTCCATCCAGTCCATGGTGGCATCACCGTCATGAACCTCGCCGATCTTATGGTTTTTGCCTGTGTAATATAAAATGCGTTCTGTCGTGGTCGTCTTGCCCGCATCAATGTGGGCCATGATTCCAATATTACGCGTATATACAAGGTCTTCCACCTTTTGAGGCTCTTTTGCTGACATAAAACACACCTAAGTTTTTCGATTAAGTGATGAATTTAGCCCATATCATCAAAAATGATAAGCACTAAATCATATCATTAGTCTTAAGCACCCACTTCAGCCATTGACACACTTTGCATAAGTCCTATAAGGCTTACTCAAAGTGAGGGCAACAAGGCCCCCACGGATCAAGTATGGTGCTGTAAAATGGAAGAGCTTATTGCAGTAGGAACCAAATTCATGCTGGCGTTCATCAGTCTGTTTATGATTGTGGACCCCCTAGGCACTGGTCCTGTCGTCTTAAGTTTAACCCGCAATTATTCTGCGGCAGACACCGAACGCATCATTAAACGCGCCTGCCTCATCGGTGCTCAGGTCTTAATCTTCTTCCAGTTATTTGGGAACTTTCTCTTTGGTTTTTTACACATTGATCTGAATGCCTTTAAGATTGCAGGTGGATTGTTACTGTTTATGACCGCATGGGATATGATCAAGGCTAAAACGGCGGGAGAAAAATACCCCTCAGAGGTTCATGAAGCCGTCGAACGTGATGACATCAGCATCTTCCCTATTGCCATGCCTCTGCTAGCAGGCCCAGGGGCCATCACCTCGGTGATTGTCTATTCCAACAGCCCTGACAGTTCATTTTTGGAGAACTCTTTGGTCTCGATTCTAGCGATTGTTCTGACCTTCTTTTTGGCCTTTCAGATCATGCGATATTCCAATAAAGTGAAGAAGCTTTTGGGCCAATCAGGAATTGCGGTTTTACAGCGGGTGATGGGTATTCTGCTGGCTTCGTTGTCTTTGCAACTCATCACCGAAGGCTCAACCCTTTTGGTCTTTAAAATCTTACAATCCGCGTAGCCTGCGGAACATCGACCAAAACTTTCAAAAGTTAGAACCCACTCCCTATGAGTTTGAAATTCACCCCTCGTAAATTTCTTTGAGCCCGATGTGTTGGTACGGTTTGCCTAAAGGCACCAAAAGTTGAGGGGTCATAGTCCCTTATGACCCCTCGAACAAGACTCCCCCTTGCGGCTACAACTGGTCTTACTGACCCATCCTTAGGTATGCCCCCCACCCAAATGTGTCGCCTACTCATGGTGCGTTTGCGGCTTTAGTCTTCCTCCCCCGAGATCAGAGTTGTCCTTGAACAAGCCCTTTTGTACTAAAGCCTGTGGTGCTTCCAAATCCCCCTTGGTTTTTGTTTTGGCTCCCTCCCCCTAGCAGTGCTTTATCAGGAGCCTCACCACTAAAGCCATAATACCAAGGTCTGGCCATAATGCTATTATTTTAAAAATAAAGTTCTTATAAAAGTTTATAAAAAATAAAAAGACTCTGCCTTGCCCCTCTTCTGGGCCTTAAACAGAACCTTGTGCGCGCTCTTTTATAAAATACTGCGGAAGTGGGCACGTAAAACTCCGTGCAAAAGTGGGCACAAAAAGCCCCATACGGAACTGGGCGCATAAGCCCCGTGCAGACACAAGTGGTTTAAAATAAAAAAACCCACATCAAAAGATATGGGTTTTATTCTTAGCTCAAAAGCTGTTTGTATCTTGAAACTGTTACCAGTTGTAGTGAGAGAACGCTCTGTTGGCTTCTGCCATTTTATGAACGTCTTCACGTTTTTTGATAGAAGCACCACGGTTGTTGTAAGCATCAGCAAGCTCAGAAGCTAAACGCTCAGCCATAGTCTTTTCACCACGCTTACGTGAGTTTTCTGTCAACCATCTCATAGCCAAAGTTAAACGACGAGCAGGTCTCACGTCCACAGGCACTTGGTAAGTGGCTCCACCTACACGGCGCGATCTGACTTCTAAAGAAGGCTTCGTGTTTTCTACAGCTTTTTTGAAAACAGTAAGTGGCTCTTCGCCAGACACTTTTTCTTTGAGTTTATCAAGAGCTTGATAAAGAATGGATTGCGCTACAGTTTTGCGACCATCAAGCATAAGCTTGTTCACGAAACGAGCTACAACAATGTCATTATAAATTGGATCAGGTAAAACTTCTCTTTGTACACTTTTATGACGTCTAGACATTATCTACTCCTTAAGCCTTAGGTCTCTTAGTACCGTATTTAGAACGAGATCTTTTTCTGTTGTTCACACCTTGAGTGTCCAATACTCCACGTACAACGTGGTATCTCACACCTGGAAGATCTTTAACACGGCCACCACGAATCAAGATCACACTGTGCTCTTGTAAGTTATGTCCTTCACCAGGAATATAAGAGATCACTTCAAAGCCGTTAGACAATCTTACTTTAGCGACTTTTCTCAGTGCCGAGTTTGGCTTCTTAGGAGTTGTTGTATAAACACGAGTACAAACCCCACGTCTTTGCGGGCAAGACTCAAGAGCTGGAGATGCAGTTTTATTTTTTTGCACTCTTCTTTCTTTTCTAATCAGTTGGTTTATGGTTGGCATTCTATCCCTTTCAACACATTAAATTGCAATTAAGCTTTTTTCCGTCTCTAAAAGGCGAAAATTACCTTTTCGCCCTTAATTTAGTCAATCAAAATCCCACTTTTTCTTAAAAACCCAGCGTTTTAGCCCCTTAATTTAGGGGCTTTACAGCCTTTGCCGTTCTTAAGAGTGAGTTTGGGTATGGTGGCCCGTAGAAGCACTTGTCATGCCCCCTGGAAGCAAAGAGGCAGAGTCCTGCTCTTCTTCCTCTACACGCAGTTTCCAGCGTTTGTAGGCTGGTACACCCGTTCCTGCAGGGATCAAGCGGCCCATCAAGATGTTCTCTTTAAGACCTCTTAAATCGTCAACCTGTGATCTGATGGCAGCCTCAGTAAGGACCTTTGTAGTCTCTTGGAAAGACGCCGCAGACAGCCAGCTCTCGGTACTGAGTGACACTTTGGTGATCCCTAATAATAGGGCATCCGCCGTTGCAGGCTCTTGTCCCGCAGCCACAAGCTCTTCATTTCTTCTTTCAAAGAGGTACTTCTCTACCACTTCGCCTTTTAAGAATTCAGAGTCACCTGAAGATGTAATTTCAACCTTACGAAGCATCTGTCTTACAATCACTTCGATGTGCTTATCGTTAATACCCACACCTTGTAATCTGTAAACCTCTTGAATTTCATTCACTAAGTAAGCTGAAAGTTCCTTATCACCCAACACCTTTAAGATATCATGCGGATCAGTAGGTCCATCCATAAGAGCTTCACCCGCTTTTACAAATTCACCTTCACGAACAGCAATATGTTTACCTTTTGGAATTAAGTATTCTTTAGGTTCACCAATCTCTGGAGTCACAACCACACGTTGTTTACCCTTAACGTCTTTACCGAAGGACACATAACCATCCACTTCAGTAATGATCGCAGCTTCTTTAGGAGTACGTGCTTCGAAAAGTTCAGCCACACGAGGAAGACCCCCAGTGATGTCTCTGGTTTTCGATGTCTCTCTATGGATTTTTGCAATCACATCACCAGCTTGAACTGTGTCGCCGTCATTCACAAGAAGTTGAGCGCCCACAGGAATCACATAACGAGCCTCAATGTCTCTGTTAGGCAATATAATATGGTTACCTGCTTCATCTACGATAAATACTGTAGGCTTCACATCAGAAGATTTACTTTCAGAAATCACTTTAGTTGTAAAACCTGTTACAGAATCCAGTTGTTCAGTCAGAGTAACACCTTCTTCGATACCTTCAAAAGTGATCTGTCCAGATACCTCTGCCACGATAGGGTTAGAGTATGGATCCCATTCACACAAGATGTCATCTTTCTTAACAAGATCACCATCTTTTACATTGATCACAGCACCGTAAACCACACTTAAACGATCACGCTCACGACCTGTTTCATCAGAAAGCACGATGTATCCGTTACGGTTCAT
It contains:
- a CDS encoding amidohydrolase family protein is translated as MHPWSPKDFKSKPFKSSGDPVTFEAFDFKDTYYFSIPRLYDSHVHLQGIGKFSGDRNLSHCTSLAEIKTQLEKLILSEPHSPTDPGPHAEVLSSQAGSEHYVEAFGLLAERLNLKDLCQWATHTYPHVVFCLVLEDGHRALFTGGLPPYKISEAQYIYSDTAKIIGVLVGDQLRPTFEAWLSTKMPFAESPLKLKQDLLTGQKILLQNGFTHCRDMTSDPLQFQTLLELERVQQFFIYTDLYFSNFKGEPLEYLLKQVQTYKSLSTPRLQLKGIKIFLDGTLSGNNLDCSCSLLSSNVATYNTEDIYEILQAAHKHNVEVAFHCIGDLAFEKIVLALKKLATHTGGHLPYTHFEHCEFINDQSLRYLADLKQSYPQSRPHHKLHFHFQPSHWISDHNKVPAHAQNLHFFAWDLLPKMGFPNVFFGSDAPVTPPFARLDHKQELCSFLMQKSWATPWWTHFIYPDRQRGPLTFTLFQDSKSSFKDNKDNTTSICKVFIDGKLISL
- a CDS encoding DUF2799 domain-containing protein encodes the protein MKSLQYLLGLLLIFSLTACNSWNKEKCQNTNWDALGYGEGAQGKPNASASYATRCEKQGVKINYDSYLVGYNRGLTQYCSYDRGYQNAMDAAPIHSLCSSNLKYKDGYAKGVQAFCTHDNGYKRGTEGHPLTAMCGSSTKKAYHDGYKKGRKIFLQKEVQEIGYDISRANNDLNRIRDTIADKQFQLQRIPTHSAEPSVIQLRHDLESELSSLISKRDGIIRQISDMESTLTSYERELRSL
- the fusA gene encoding elongation factor G, which produces MSAKEPQKVEDLVYTRNIGIMAHIDAGKTTTTERILYYTGKNHKIGEVHDGDATMDWMEQEQERGITITSAATTCFWKDHRVNIIDTPGHVDFTIEVERSLRVLDGAIAVFDGVSGVEPQSETVWRQADKYKVPRIAFVNKMDRVGADFIMCQDSIVEKLHGNPIAIQLPIGQEDQFVGVVDLVKSCAYIWSGSDLGQSFEVQDIPEAYKAEFETHREALLEKICEFDDALMEKYLNGEVLTEQEIKTTLRAATLSLKVTPLLCGSAFKNKGIQALLDAVIDYLPSPLDRPDVVGIDPNKETREVVCKTDFDSPPVALAFKIANDSFAGTMTFIRMYSGIIKVGDSLLNPRLDKRERIQKLFKIHANSRTEVQDLKAGDIGAAIGLKLTGTGDTLCSPKKAVSLESIQFPEPVISVAIEPKSSADKKNLEVGLTSLLREDPSCRVTEDPETGQTLLSGMGELHLEILVDRLLREFKATANVGKPQVSYREMITNEVKAKSRFERTVGSTVEWAECEVVLAPNTKGVGVTYSFVKESDEKIPQPWKSALKEGALDSVMSGPLSGYPMLDVRVELKDLGFDLSVTTDGVCRVAVAQTVRKALREAKCKMLEPIFKLEVISPDDFVGNVVGDINSRRGKINSITPKGGTQVILAEAPLAELFGYATDLRSMSQGRASFTMTFSEYQAIPTKIQDEILRKMGRLI
- a CDS encoding MarC family protein is translated as MEELIAVGTKFMLAFISLFMIVDPLGTGPVVLSLTRNYSAADTERIIKRACLIGAQVLIFFQLFGNFLFGFLHIDLNAFKIAGGLLLFMTAWDMIKAKTAGEKYPSEVHEAVERDDISIFPIAMPLLAGPGAITSVIVYSNSPDSSFLENSLVSILAIVLTFFLAFQIMRYSNKVKKLLGQSGIAVLQRVMGILLASLSLQLITEGSTLLVFKILQSA
- the rpsG gene encoding 30S ribosomal protein S7: MSRRHKSVQREVLPDPIYNDIVVARFVNKLMLDGRKTVAQSILYQALDKLKEKVSGEEPLTVFKKAVENTKPSLEVRSRRVGGATYQVPVDVRPARRLTLAMRWLTENSRKRGEKTMAERLASELADAYNNRGASIKKREDVHKMAEANRAFSHYNW
- the rpsL gene encoding 30S ribosomal protein S12 yields the protein MPTINQLIRKERRVQKNKTASPALESCPQRRGVCTRVYTTTPKKPNSALRKVAKVRLSNGFEVISYIPGEGHNLQEHSVILIRGGRVKDLPGVRYHVVRGVLDTQGVNNRKRSRSKYGTKRPKA